Genomic segment of Mycobacterium sp. 050128:
CGGCGTGTGGTTCAACGGCGCCTGCGCGACATCGTTTCTCATCAGCGGCCCCTCGGCCAGCGCCGCATAGCGATCGTCGGTGAACGGTATCCAGGTCAGGCCGGCCACCGGCTCGCCCTCGTGCAGCAGGCCCAGCAGTATCGCCGCCATCGGTGATCCGGCGGCGTAGTTGAAGGTGCCGTCGATCGGGTCCAGCACCCACACCCACGGTGAATCGACCGGTGTGCCACCGAATTCCTCGCCGTGCACCCCGATTCCGGTGGCCGCTTGCAGCGCCGCGACAACCTGCCGCTCGATCGCCAGATCAACCTGGGTGGCGAAGTCGTTGCCCTTCTTGCGAATCGCCGAGTCGGCGCGGTGGCCGGCCAGGAACGGCTCCACTGCCGCGTCGAGGATTGTCGACGCCTCGGCCAGCAGTGCGTGCAGATCCATCGTGCTACTGCCGTACCGCGTCCAGTGCCTGCGGCAAGGTGAACCGCCCGGCGTAGAGCGCCTTGCCCACGATGGCTCCCTCCACGCCGCGGTCGGTCAGAGTGGCGATCGCGCGCAGATCGTCCAGGCTCGACACGCCACCGGACGCGATGACCGGGGCGTCGGTGCGCTCGGCCACCCGGGCCAGCAGGTCGAGGTTGGGGCCGCCCAGCGTGCCGTCCTTGGTGACGTCGGTGACGACGAACCGCGAACATCCCTCGGCGTCAAGGCGTTCCAGTACATCCCACAGGTCGCCACCATCGGTTTCCCAGCCCCGCCCGCGCAGTCGGTGCTCGCCTTCTGGATGGCTGGGGTCGATCTGGACGTCCAACCCGACGGCGACCTTCTCACCGTGCTCGGTGATCGCCCGTGCGCACCACTGCGGATTCTCCAGCGCCGCGGTGCCCAGGTTGACCCTGGCGCAGCCGGTGGCCAGCGCCGCCGCCAGCGAATCGTCGTCGCGAATCCCGCCGGACAGCTCCACCAACACGTCGAGCTTGCCCACCACCTCGGCGAGCAATTCGCGGTTGGAACCGCGGCCGAACGCGGCGTCCAAGTCCACCAGATGGATCCAGTCGGCGCCGTCGCGTTGCCAGTTCAGTGCCGCGTCCAGCGCAGAGCCGTACTCGGTTTCGCTGCCGGCCTTGCCCTGCACCAGGCGTACGGCACGACCTTCGACAACGTCGACGGCGGGTAACAAAATCAATGACATCTACAGTCCCTCAACCCAGTTGCTCAATACGGCCGCACCGGCGTCCCCACTCTTCTCCGGGTGGAATTGGGTGGCGGCCAGCGGCCCGTCCTCGACCGCCGCCAGAAACGGCACCTGATGAGTGGCCCACGTCAGCACGGCCTCCGGCGAGCCTTCCCACCGCTGCGCAGCGTAGGAATGCACGAAGTAGAACCGGGCGGACGCATCCAGACCCTTGAAAAGTCGACTGCCCGACCCGGATTGGACAACATTCCAGCCCATGTGCGGGATCACCGGGGCATCCAGTCGTGTCACGGATCCGGGCCACTGCCCACACCCCGACGTCTCGACCCCGAATTCCACGCCGCGTGCGAACAGGATCTGCATGCCGACACAGACCCCGAGCACCGGGCGCCCGGCGGCCACCCGTTCGGCGATGATCTGCTCCCCGGCGATCTTGCGCAGTCCGGTCATGCACGCCTCGTACGCGCCGACCCCGGGCACCACCAGCCCGTCGGCGGCCGCGGCCGCACGCGCGTCGGCGGTGACCTCCACCGTCGCACCGACGCGCTCCAGCGCACGCTGCGCAGACCGGAGATTGCCTGAACCGTAGTCCAGCACCACGACTGATCGTGTTGTCACAAAACACCTTTGGTGGACGGTACACCCGACACACGGGGGTCGGCTTCGACCGCCTGGCGCAACGCGCGCGCGACGGCCTTGTACTGCGCTTCGGTGATGTGATGCGGGTCGCGCCCGTACAGCACCCGCACGTGCAGGGCGATGCGGGCGTTGGCCGCCAGCGACTCGAACACGTGCCGGTTGATCACGGTGTGATAGGGCACCGAGCTACCGGCGATGGTGGTGTGCTGCAGGTGATCCGGTTCCCCGGTGTGCACGCAGTACGGCCGGCCGGACACGTCGACGGCGGCGTGCGCGAGCGTCTCGTCCATCGGAATGAAGGCATCCCCGAACCGGCGGATACCCTTCTTGTCGCCAAGGGCCTCCCGGAGGGCCTGGCCCAGCACGATCGCGGTGTCCTCGATCGTGTGGTGTCCTTCGATTTCCACGTCGCCCTTGGTGTGCACAGTCAGGTCGAAGCTGGCGTGACTGCCCAACGCGGTCAGCATGTGGTCATAGAACGGCACACCGGTGTCGACGTGCACCTGACCGGTGCCATCGAGGTCGAGCTCGACGACGATGTCGGATTCCTTGGTGCGGCGCTCAATTCGCGCGCGACGAGTCGTTTTTCCTGCTTCGGGGGTGATCACGGGGCTCCTAATACCTGGTCGCGACCCGCCGCACGCGGCGTCGTCGCGCTTGCGAGCGCGCCTAGCGGGCTGGAATGGGCCAGCTCGGTGGCGGCGATCTGGGCGCTCGCCTCGAGGAACGCGTCGTTCTCGTCGGCAAGTCCGATGGTGGTGCGCAGGTAGCCGGGAATGCCGACGTCGCGGATCAGCACGCCAACCTCCAGGTAGCGCTGCCAGGCGGCGGACGCATCGGCGAATTCGCCGAACAGCACGAAGTTCGCGTCGCTGGGGATCACCCGAAAGCCCAAGCGGCACAAGGCCGCCACGACTCGCTCGCGTTCGGCGATCAAGGTGGCCACGCTGCCCAGGGTGTCGTCGGCGTGCCGCAGCGCGGCCCGGGCGGCGGCCTGGGTGACCGACGACAGGTGATAGGGCAACCGCACCAACAGCATCGCGTCGATCAGCGCAGGCGTGGCGACCAGATACCCCAGCCGGCCGCCGGCGAACGCGAACGCCTTGCTCATTGTGCGGCTGACGACGAGCCGGGTCGGGTACTCCTCGATCAGCTCGACGGCGCTGGGTTGCGACGAGAACTCGCCGTACGCCTCGTCGACGATCAGAATGCCCGGTGTCACGTCGAGCAGCCGGCGCAGATCCGGCAGCGGAATGCTTTGTCCGGTCGGGTTGTTCGGGCTAGTGACGAACACCACGTCCGGTTTTCGCTCGGTGATGGCAGCGACGGCCGCGTCGATGTCGAGGTCGAAGTCGTCACCGCGCGGGGCCTCGAGCCACTCGGTGCGGGTGCTGTCGGAAATAAGCGGGTGCATCGAGTAAGACGGGACGAATCCGATCGCGCTGCGCCCCGGGCCGCCGAACGCCTGCAGCAGCTGCTGCAGGATCTCATTGGAACCATTGGCGGCCCAAAGGTTTTCGAAACCGAGCAGGGTGCCGGTCTGCGCGGTGAGGTAACTCGCCAGATCGGTGCGCAGCGCCACCGCATCGCGGTCGGGATAGCGGTGCAAATCGCCGGCGACCTGCCGCACGGACCGGACCACATCGTCGACCAACGCCTGGCTGGGCGGGTGCGGGTTCTCGTTGGTGTTCAGCCGCACCGGAATCGCCAATTGCGGTGCGCCGTAAGGCGATTTGCCGCGCAGGTCGTCGCGCAGCGGCAGGTCGTCGAGGGTGACCTGCCGTTCGGATGCGGTCATCGTTCGAACCTCCGCCGGACCGCCTCGCCATGGGCGGGCAGATCTTCGGCTTTCGCCAGGGTGACCACGTGTCCGGAGACGTCCTTGAGGGCCGCCTCGGTGTAGTCCACGACGTGGATGCCACGCAGGAAGGTCTGCACCGAAAGACCGCTGGAGTGCCGGGCGCTGCCCGCGGTCGGCAACACGTGGTTGGACCCGGCGCAGTAGTCGCCGAGGCTAACCGGTGCGTACGGGCCGACGAAAATGGCTCCGGCCGAACGTATTCGGCCGGCAACCTGCGGCGCGTCAGCGGTCTGGATCTCGAGGTGCTCGGCCGCATAGGCGTTGACCACCTTGACACCGGCGTCGAGGTCGTCGACCAAGATGATCGCCGATTGCGGACCGCTGAGCGCGGTCGTCACCCGCTTGCGGTGGACCGTGGTCTGCAGCTGCGCGGCGACCTCGGTGTCGGTGGCCGCGGCCAGGTCCTCGCTCGCGGTCACCAGCACGCTGGCGGCCATCTCGTCGTGTTCGGCCTGGCTGATCAAGTCGGCGGCCACGTGCGCCGGGTCGGCGGTGTGGTCGGCAAGGATGGCGATCTCGGTCGGCCCGGCTTCGGCGTCGATGCCGACCAGCGAGCGGCAGAGCCGCTTGGCAGCCGTGACGTAGACATTGCCGGGCCCGGTGATCAGGTCGACCGGCGCCAGTTGCGTGCCGTCGGTGTCGACGCCGCCGTAGGCCAGCAGCGCCACCGCCTGCGCCCCGCCGACGGCCCACACCTCGTCGACGCCGAGCAGCCGGGCCGCGGCCAGGATCGTCGGGTGCGGCAAGCCCTCGAAGCGGGCCTGCGGCGGACTGCTCACCACCAGCGAGTCGACCCCCGCGGCCTGCGCGGGGACCACGTTCATCACCACGCTGGACGGATACACCGCGTTGCCGCCGGGCACGTACAGGCCGACCCGCTCGACGGGGACCCATCGCTCGGTGACGGTGGCACCCGGCCCGAGCACGGTGGTGGTGTCGGTCCGGCACTGATCGGCGTGTACGGCGCGAGTCCGCTCGATCATCACCTGCAGCGCGTCGCGGACGTCGGCGTCCAGCGCGTCCAGCGCGGCCTGCAACGCCGCCCCGGGTACCCGGACCGCCGCCGGGCGTACGCCGTCGAAGGACTCGCCGTATTCCAGCGCCGCCTCGGCCCCGCGCTCGGCGACGGCCTGCACGATCGGCCGCACCTTGGACAACACCGACTCCACATCGGCCCCACCGCGCGGCAAAGCCGCCCGCAGCCGGGTAGCGGTCAGCTCCGCGCCCCGCAGGTCGATGCGGGCCAGCACAGAGGGGGGTGTGGCAGTCACAGCGTCCATTGTCCCAGAGGAACTCAAATCAATATCCGACCGGTACAGTGCCGATAATCAGCGCACCGACGTTCCACAAGGGAGCCGGCATGTCCACAAAGGATCACCCGAACAACGCCCCGGGCATCCCGATGGTGTATCCGACGTGGTTTGAGAACTTCCAGGTCAAATACGTCAACCCCGCGTTGAAGCCGATCGCGCGCTTCCTGCCCGGCACGGGCACGATCGAGCATCGCGGTCGCACGTCGGGCAAGACGTACAAGACCATCGTGACGGCCTATCGCAACGGCAATGTGTTGGCGATTGCGCTGGGCCACGGCAAGACGGACTGGGTGAAGAACGTGCTGGCCGCCGGGCAGGCTGACCTGCACTTTGCCCGCAGCGTCGTACACATCACCAATCCCCGGATCCTGCCCGCGGGATCCGATGGCACGGGCCTGCCCCGGCTGGTGCGTCTGCAGCTGCGCCGGATGGCGGTGCTGGTCAGCGACATCGCCTGAGCCGCCGCGCGCCGTACTGCCGTGTTGAGCGTGCGCTGGCGGCTTTGAGTGTGCGCTGGCGGCGGCCTGCGCCGGCGTGTCGCCGCCCTGGATGCACACTCGACGCCTGACGAGCGACGCCAACCGCGCTACGCCCGGGTGAAGACGGTCTTGCCGGTCATCGTCGGCCATATCGAGGGTGCTTCGGCCCAGGGCACCACCCGGTCGACGGCCGGTGACAGGTCGCATCCGCCGGCCAGCAGCTCCAGCACCCGCGGAATGGCCGACCGTGCGTTGACCCGCCCGGTGACGAACCGCACCCCGCGGGTGTACATCGGCAGCAGCGGCATCTCGACGATCGGCTGGTAGTAGATCCCGGTATCGGTGCACACGCCGTCCGGCCAGGTCGCTCGCAGCGTGGCGGCCAGCAGCGACGGATCGGCGGAGGTGTGCACCGTGACCGGATAAGGCTCCCAGGTCTTATCGGGCTTAACCCGATCGTGGACCACCGCGCCGAGCTTCTCGGCGGCCGCCAGCCGGCGCACATCGTGGTCGACGTAGTCGACGCGGGCACCCAGCGCGGCCGCGAACGCGGCGGCGTACAGCCCGATCGAGAGCTTGCCCACCACCAGCACGCGGCGGTCGGCCGGATCGAGCGCGGCCAACTCGGCCGCATACGGCCCCACCGCCCGCCAGCCGTCGGGGATGTTGTCCGACAGCGAGGCGATGGCGTTGGGCTGCACGCCATCCGGGACGGGCAGCAGCATCGCGTCGGCGTAGGGCACCAGCACCTCGTCCGACATGAATCCGCCGCCGTTCAGACCGGCGAGCGGGCCAAGACCGTACATCGCCATCAACGGCACCGAACCACACGAGCCGGTCACGCCGCGGCGGCAGGCCGAGCAGCTGCCGCAGCTGATCTGGAACGGCACGACGACCCAGTCGCCCGGCCGGACGGTGCCCACGGCATCGCCGACGGCCACGACCTCGGCCAGCCCCTCGTGCCCGACGGCGTAGCCGGGCGGTAGCGGCGCCTGGCCGTTGGCAACCGCGATGTCGAGGTCGCAGCAGGCCACCACCAGCGGCCTGACCACGGCTTGGTCCGGTGCGGTGATTTGCGGCTCCGGCACGTCGCGCCAGATATACCGCCCCGCGTCTTCAAAGGTCAGCTGCCGCATCTGGGCCAGCCCTACATGTCCAGCCCGATATCGAGCACGCGTACCGAGTGAGTCAGCGCGCCGACGGCCAGGTAGTCCACTCCCGTGCCGGCGTATTCCGCCGCGGTCTGCAGGCTCAGCCCGCCCGACGACTCCAGCAGCACCGCGGGCGCGCGGGCGTCACGACGCTGCACGGCGATCTGGGTCTGCCACACCGGGAAATTGTCCAACAGGATCAACTCCGGCTTCTCGGGCAGTACCTCGTCGAGCTGCTCGAGCGAGTCGACTTCGACCTCGCACGGCAGATCGGGTGCCGCCTCGCGCACCGCGCGCAGCGCCTCGACGACCGATCCGGCGGCCGCGACGTGGTTGTCCTTGATCAGTGCTGCGTCGCCCAGCCCGAGGCGGTGGTTGACCCCGCCGCCGATCCGGACCGCGTACTTCTGCAGGGCACGCAGGCCGGGGAGCGTCTTGCGGGTATCGCGGACCTGCGCCTTGGTGCCGCTGACGGCGTCCACCCAGGCCGCCGTCGCGGTGGCGATCCCCGACAGGTGGCAGATCAGGTTCAGCATCGTGCGCTCGGCGGTCAACAGCCCACGGTTCTCGGCCCGCACGGTCAAGACGGGCTGGCCGGGCTGCACGCGGGCACCGTCGTCGACGCGGTCGAGCACCTGATAGCCGCCGGCACCGAGCACCTCGTCGAGCACCAGCAGGCCGACATCTAAGCCGGCGATGACGCCCGCTTCCCGGGGCACCAGGGCCGCCGTCGCGTCGCCGGCGGGCACCGTGGCGAGCGTGGTGATGTCGGGTCCGTAGCGCAGATCCTCGTCCAGGCCACGCCGGACGGTGTCGAGAGCAACGGCCAGCTCGGCGTCGGACAACGTCATCAGGACACCGCCGCCAGGTCTTCGGCGTACACCGTGTCGGCCGACCGGACCATGATGCTGCGGGCCTTGTTCGGCGCGGACTCCGGGTAATCGGCGCGGTGGTGGCAGCCCCGGCTTTCGCTGCGGGCCAACGCCGCGGCGGCCACCGCGCGGGCGGTCAGCGTCAACGCGACGTCCTCGAAATCGCGACGGCCCTCGATCGCGCGGACCCGCGCCCGGGACAGCGTCTCGGACAGACGCTGCAGCCCCGACGCGTCGCGGACCACCGACGCGTCGCGAGTCATCGCCGATTGCAGTTCGCGGCGTTTCGACGCGGTGTGAGCGATCGGCTCGGGCGGGATCGCGAGCGCCCGCCCGGCCGCCAGCGCATGTGTGGAAGCGGCCTTCCCGGCGCGGCCACCCACCACCAGACCTTCCAGCAAGCTGTTGGACGCCAAGCGATTAGCCCCGTGCATGCCGGTGCGGGCTACCTCACCGGCGGCGAACAGCCCGGGCAGCTCGGTGCGGCCGTGCACGTCGGTGACCACGCCGCCGCAGCTGTAGTGGGCGCCCGGCACCACCGGGATAGGTTGGCGGACGGGGTCTACGCCGGCTGCCCGGCACGCGGCGGTGACGTTGGGGAACCGGGCCTCGAAGCCGTCGATGCCGCGCGCGTCGAGGAAGACGCATTCGTCGCCGGTGGCCCTCAGCCGTGCGTCGATGGCCCCCGCGACGACATCGCGCGGCGCCAGGTCGCCCATCGGGTGCACTCCCGCGGTGACTGAATTGCCTTGCCGGTCAACCAATACCGCACCCTCTCCGCGGATGGCCTCGGTGATCAGCGGCCGGCGATTCCCGGCCCTCGGGCCGGGACTGGCACTGTACAACATGGTGGGGTGGAACTGGATGAACTCGAGATCGCTGACCGCGACGCCGGCCCACAACGCCAAAGCGATTCCGTCGCCGGTGGATCCGTTGGGGTTGGTGGTCGCGCTGTAGAGATGCCCGAGGCCGCCGGAGGCGAGGATCACCGAGGGCGCGCTGATGATCCCGATGCCGTCCGGATTGCCTACGGCCAGGCCGGTCACCGCCGTGCCGTCGTGCAGCACTCGCAGCGCCACGTGGCTGCTGCGGATGTCCAGCAGCCGGGCGGCGTGGTCGAGTGCCCGCTGCACCTCGGCGCCGGTGGCGTCGCCGCCGGCATGAACGATGCGCCGTCGCGAATGTCCGCCCTCGCGGGTCAGCGCCCACTGGCCGGGCATTGATTCGTCGAATCGCGCACCGTCTGAGACTAATTCGCTGACCGCGCGGTACCCGTCGGCGACGATCGAGTAGACCGCGCCGGGGTCGCACATCCCGGCACCCGCGGCTAGGGTGTCGGCGACGTGGTTCTCGACGGAGTCGTCGTTGTCCGGCAGCACGACCGCGATCCCGCCCTGCGCGTAGTGCGTAGCGGTGACCCCGTGGGTTTCGTCGGCCTTGCTGAGAACGACGACCTTGCGGCCCGCCCGGTGCGCCGCCAGCGCGGCGGCCAATCCCCCGACACCCGTGCCGATCACGACGACGTCGGCGCTATCGGTCCAAGCCGGGCGGGTCATCATTCGCCGCCGCCCGGCTGGCCGATTTCGATCATGCGCTGCACGCTGCGCCGGCCCGCCGCAGCGATTTCCGGGTCGACGTGAACCTCGTCGGCGCCTTCGACCAGGCAGCGCAGCAGCGCTGCGGGGGTGATCATCTTCATGTACTTGCAGGACGCGCGGTCGTTGACCGCCTGGAAATCGACTTCCGGTGCGGCTCGGCGCAATTGGTGCAGCATGCCGACCTCGGTGGCGACCAGGACCTTGCGGGCCCGCGTCTCGTGTGCCGCGTCCAACATGCCGCCGGTGGAAAGGATCTTGACCCGCTCGGCGGGAAAGGCTCCCTCGCCGGCGAGGTACAACGCCGAAGTGGCGCAACCACATTCGGGGTGCACATACAGTTCGGCGTCGGGATTGGCGCGGGCCTGATCGGTGAGCTCGTCGCCGTTGATTCCGGCGTGCACATGGCATTCACCGGCCCACACGTGGACGTTCTTGCGGCCGGTCACCCGGCGGACGTGGGCCCCGAGGAATTGGTCCGGGCAGAACAGCACGTCACGGTCGGGGTCGATCGACTCGACCACGTCGACCGCGTTGGACGAGGTGCAGCAGATGTCGGTGAGCGCCTTGACGGCCGCGGTGGTGTTGACGTAGGAGACGACGACGGCGCCGGGGTGCTCGTCCTTCCAGGCGCTCAGCTCGTCGGGAGTGATCGAATCGGCCAGGGAGCAACCGGCACGCTGATCCGGGATCAGCACCGACTTCTGCGGGCTCAGAATCTTGGCCGTCTCGGCCATGAAGTGCACGCCGCAGAACACGATGGTGTCCTCCGGCGCCTCGGCGGCGATTCGCGACAACGCAAGCGAATCGCCGACGTGATCGGCGACGTCCTGAATCGCGGGCAGCTGGTAGTTGTGCGCGAGCACGGTGGCGCCCCGCAGGTTCGCCAGGCGGCGGATCTCGTCGGCCCACTGCTGATCACCGTCCACACCGCCGTAGCCGGTGGGCGAGTCGGCGATGCCGGCAACCATGTCTTCGGCGAGCGTGTCCATGCGATTCATGACCGTCACGGCGGCTCCTTTCGACGTAGGAGGTTTTCGACTTATAATCGAAAACATGCCCAATGGTAGCACCGCACATGAAGTGCTCGCGGTCGTGTTCCAAGTTCACCAGACGACCGAGCAGGTTAAGGGAGCCTCCCGAAAGGGAAAACCGCAGCTTAACGTGCTGTTATGGCAGCGTGCGCGCGATCCGCAGCGCGGCTCCTGGTCGCTGCCGGGCGGGCGGTTGCGCAACGACGAGGACATGACCACGTCCGTGCGGCGCCAGCTGGCCGAAAAAGTGGATTTACGCGAGCTGGCCCACCTGGAGCAGCTCGCCGTGTTCTCCGACCCGGGCCGCGTGCCGGGCGCGCGGGTGATCGCGTCGACCTTTCTGGGCCTGGTGCCCTCCCCCGCCACTCCGGAGCTGCCGCCGGACACCCGGTGGCACCCGGTGAGCGCGCTGCCGCCGATGGCGTTCGACCACGGCCCGATGGTGACGCACGCACATGCCCGGCTGATCGCCAAGATGTCCTACACCAACATCGGATTCGCCTTGGCGCCAAAGGAATTCGCACTCTCCACGCTACGCGACATCTACAGCGCAACGCTGGGCTATCAAGTGGACGCGACGAATCTGCAGCGGGTGCTGGTCCGTCGCGGCGTGATCACGCAGACCGGCACCATCGCGCAGTCGGGTCGCAGCGGCGGGCGGCCGGCGGCGTTGTACCACTTCACCGACGCCGCGCTGCGAGTCACCGACGAATTCGCCGCGCTTCGGCCGCCCGGCCAGCCTTGATCCGCGTCACCCCAACCGCTCGACGAGGAATCGTTCACTTCCTGGCCATTACAGTTTGGTTACCGACTGTTCATGCGCGAAAATGCCCGATGGCCTAGAAGGGATCCTGAATTGGTTGAACTCGGCAATTTGGCAGGTACCGACGGTGCGGAATGGATCGGTCGCCCGCCACACGAGGAATTGCAGCCCAGGGCGCGCCCGGTGCTGCCCTCGGACGACCCGTTTTATCAGCCGCCGTCCGGTTTCCAACACGCCGAGCCCGGCACCGTGCTGCGCTCCCGCGAGGTTGAACTGGCCTTTCTTGGCCTGATTCCGCAATCCGTTTCGGCCATCCAGCTGCTCTACCGGACCACGGACATGAACGGCGCCCCCGAGGCGTGCGTGACGACCGTCCTCATCCCGGCCGAGCGCGTCGTCGGACCGAACACCCCGCTGCTGTCCTATCAGTGCGCGATCGACGCCATGTCGGCGCGCTGCTTTCCGTCCTATGCGCTGCGCAGGAGATCGAAGGCCCTCGGTTCCATCGCCCAGTTGGAGCTCTTCCTGATGGCCGCGGCCGTCGCCGAGGGTTGGGTGGTCTCGGTGCCCGACCACGAAGGGCTGCTGGGTTTGTGGGGTGCCCCCTACGAGCCCGGCTACCGCACCCTCGACGGCATCCGGGCCGCCATGAACTCGGCCCGGATCCCGACGTCTACGTCGGCGCCGATCGGGCTGTGGGGATACTCCGGCGGCGGGCTGGCCAGCGCCTGGGCCGCCGAAATGTGCGCCGACTACGCGCCCGAGCTGGACGTTGTCGGCGCGGTGCTGGGATCGCCGGTCGGCGATCTGGGCCATACCTTCCGGCGCCTCAACGGCGGCTTCCTGGCGGGCCTACCGGCGATGGTGGTGGCCGCGCTCGCACACATTTACCCCGATTTGAACAGGGTCATCGAAGAGCACACGAACGACGAAGGACGCGCCCTGCTGGACCGGCTGGAGTCGATGACGACGGTCGAAGCCGTGCTGCGAATGGCCGGCAAGAACATGGGCGACTATCTCGACGAGCCGCTCGAGGACATCTTGTCGACCCCCGAGGTGTCGTATGTCTTCGACAACATCAAGCTCGGCGTCGCGACACCCGCGCCGCCGGTCTTGATCGTGCAGGCCGTCCACGACTACCTGATCGACGTGCACGACATCGACGCGCTGGCGGACGCCTATTCGGCCGGCGGCGCCAGCGTCACCTACCACCGCGACGCGTTCAACGAGCACATGCTGCTGCACCCGCTGTCGGCGCCGATGACGCTGCGCTGGCTCACCGACCGCTTCGCCCGCCGACCGATCGAGGACCACCTGATCAGGACCGTTTGGCCGACGGCGTTCAACCCCATGACCTACGCCGGCATGATGCGACTGGGCGTGATCGCGGCCAAGGTCCTCACGGGACGAAAGATTCATCGCCGTCCGCTGTGAGACGTCCGCTAGGAGACGGAGGCTTCCGGCTCCATCGGCAGCGCGTGTGACGGCGGATCGGTGAGCCCGGAGCTGCCCAGGTCGTCGTGGGCGCTTCCGGCCGCCAGCAGGGCATAGACCAGTGCCGCGATGGCGGCGGGCCACAGCAGCGTGGTGGCGATCTGTAGCGGGCCGGGCCCGAAGAACACCGGCGGCGCCTGGATGACGTAGGACACCGCGGGGCTGCCCACCACCGGCACCTTGTCGACATCGAGCGCGCCGTAGCGCAGCAGGGCCAGCACCGCCCCCACCGCCGATGCCACACCGGCCGCACCGACCATGCCGAGCGTCAGGGCGACGACCATGCCCGGGCCCCGCAGCCGGCGCCACTGCCACGCCAGCACCGGCGCCACCACCGCCAGCACCGTCAACAGACCCAGCATCAGGCACGGCACGTCGAAGAAGTGCTCAGACTCGGTGCCCAGATAGTCATGCACCCGCTCGCCGGAGCGGGTGATCGCCACCACCAAGTGAATCGGCGGGGCCATCCACGCCCACAGGCCGCCCACCAACACGCCGGTCGCCGAAAGCCCAAGGACCGCAACGATCATCGCGCGCACCCGCGAGGGCCCGGCGGGCTCCGCAGTCATCGGTACCGCGGGCTCGGGAGCCGCGGGCACCCAGGGTTCGGTCACCGCTGAGTCTCCAGATCCACCGAGTCCACCTCGCCGTGCCGCGAACAGCGCGCGCGCCAGCCGTCGGGGCGAACCTGGACGATCATCCGGCGCCCGCACTCGGCGCAGAAGCGCGGGGGCTCAAGGCCCAACTGGGCCGCGGTGGGCACCGTCGTACCCCCCAATTCCCCGGTATAGACGTTGTAGACGCCGGCGCTGACCGGAGCGCCCAGATCTGGAACCACAAGACTCGAACCTAGCCGCTACAGAGTGGCTTACAAGCTGGCATTGAGCGCTTTGATGGGCATCTGCAGATCCTCGAGCAGCTCCAGATCGGATTCGGCGGGGCGGCCCAGGGTGGTCAGGTAGTTCCCGACGATCACGGCGTTGATCCCGCCGAGGATGCCCTGCTTGGCGCCGAGGTCGCCCAGGGCGATCTCCCGGCCACCGGCGAAGCGCAGCATCGTGCGCGGCAACGCCAGCCGGAAGGCGGCCACCGACTTGAGGGCTTCGCTGACCGGCATCACCTCGAGGTCGCCGAACGGCGTGCCGGGCCGCGGGTTGAGGAAGTTCAGCGGCACCTCGTCGGGGCCGAGCTCGGCGAGGTCGGCGGCGAATTCCGCGCGCTGCTCCAAGGTTTCTCCCATGCCGAGGATGCCGCCGCAGCAGACCTCCATGCCGGCGTCGCGCACCATCGTCAGCGTCTGCCAGCGCTCTTCCCAGGTGTGGGTGGTGACGACATTGGTGAAGAACGACTTGGCGGTCTCCAGGTTGTGGTTGTAGCGGTGCACGCCCATCGCGGCGAGCTCGTCGACCTGCTCGGCGGTCAGCATGCCCAGCGAGCAGGCGACGTTGATCTCGACCTCGTTGCGAATCGCCTCGATACCCGCCGCGACCTGGGACATCAGCCGCTTGTCCGGACCGCGTACCGCGGCAACGATGCAGAATTCGGTGGCACCC
This window contains:
- the nadA gene encoding quinolinate synthase NadA, with the protein product MTVMNRMDTLAEDMVAGIADSPTGYGGVDGDQQWADEIRRLANLRGATVLAHNYQLPAIQDVADHVGDSLALSRIAAEAPEDTIVFCGVHFMAETAKILSPQKSVLIPDQRAGCSLADSITPDELSAWKDEHPGAVVVSYVNTTAAVKALTDICCTSSNAVDVVESIDPDRDVLFCPDQFLGAHVRRVTGRKNVHVWAGECHVHAGINGDELTDQARANPDAELYVHPECGCATSALYLAGEGAFPAERVKILSTGGMLDAAHETRARKVLVATEVGMLHQLRRAAPEVDFQAVNDRASCKYMKMITPAALLRCLVEGADEVHVDPEIAAAGRRSVQRMIEIGQPGGGE
- a CDS encoding NUDIX hydrolase, giving the protein MPNGSTAHEVLAVVFQVHQTTEQVKGASRKGKPQLNVLLWQRARDPQRGSWSLPGGRLRNDEDMTTSVRRQLAEKVDLRELAHLEQLAVFSDPGRVPGARVIASTFLGLVPSPATPELPPDTRWHPVSALPPMAFDHGPMVTHAHARLIAKMSYTNIGFALAPKEFALSTLRDIYSATLGYQVDATNLQRVLVRRGVITQTGTIAQSGRSGGRPAALYHFTDAALRVTDEFAALRPPGQP
- a CDS encoding lipase family protein; protein product: MVELGNLAGTDGAEWIGRPPHEELQPRARPVLPSDDPFYQPPSGFQHAEPGTVLRSREVELAFLGLIPQSVSAIQLLYRTTDMNGAPEACVTTVLIPAERVVGPNTPLLSYQCAIDAMSARCFPSYALRRRSKALGSIAQLELFLMAAAVAEGWVVSVPDHEGLLGLWGAPYEPGYRTLDGIRAAMNSARIPTSTSAPIGLWGYSGGGLASAWAAEMCADYAPELDVVGAVLGSPVGDLGHTFRRLNGGFLAGLPAMVVAALAHIYPDLNRVIEEHTNDEGRALLDRLESMTTVEAVLRMAGKNMGDYLDEPLEDILSTPEVSYVFDNIKLGVATPAPPVLIVQAVHDYLIDVHDIDALADAYSAGGASVTYHRDAFNEHMLLHPLSAPMTLRWLTDRFARRPIEDHLIRTVWPTAFNPMTYAGMMRLGVIAAKVLTGRKIHRRPL
- a CDS encoding DUF2567 domain-containing protein — translated: MTAEPAGPSRVRAMIVAVLGLSATGVLVGGLWAWMAPPIHLVVAITRSGERVHDYLGTESEHFFDVPCLMLGLLTVLAVVAPVLAWQWRRLRGPGMVVALTLGMVGAAGVASAVGAVLALLRYGALDVDKVPVVGSPAVSYVIQAPPVFFGPGPLQIATTLLWPAAIAALVYALLAAGSAHDDLGSSGLTDPPSHALPMEPEASVS
- the bsaP gene encoding biotin synthase auxiliary protein BsaP, encoding MVPDLGAPVSAGVYNVYTGELGGTTVPTAAQLGLEPPRFCAECGRRMIVQVRPDGWRARCSRHGEVDSVDLETQR
- the bioB gene encoding biotin synthase BioB is translated as MTQAATRPTTEAGHEADILAVARQQVLEGGEGLSRDQVLAVLRLSDDRLEELLALAHEVRMRWCGPEVEVEGIISLKTGGCPEDCHFCSQSGLFASPVRSAWLDIPSLVEAAKQTAKSGATEFCIVAAVRGPDKRLMSQVAAGIEAIRNEVEINVACSLGMLTAEQVDELAAMGVHRYNHNLETAKSFFTNVVTTHTWEERWQTLTMVRDAGMEVCCGGILGMGETLEQRAEFAADLAELGPDEVPLNFLNPRPGTPFGDLEVMPVSEALKSVAAFRLALPRTMLRFAGGREIALGDLGAKQGILGGINAVIVGNYLTTLGRPAESDLELLEDLQMPIKALNASL